The Chrysoperla carnea chromosome X, inChrCarn1.1, whole genome shotgun sequence genome includes a region encoding these proteins:
- the LOC123302460 gene encoding putative transcription factor capicua isoform X2, with amino-acid sequence MKMQSGTTDANTMVRKLPKKRKFDPSELEDTQPTTIISTTSSTVGDMLQVTTSASEINDSPQLVIIQNPQSVLRQPPQPAAIDYSRLASTATQQQSQQQRRNDDYRQIITSEHSSPEPMEETYTNHIRRTQIPPIDLNEWHDHRVLAKYNDVYLPGIIRRAGSAGEVWVEFDYCERQIQQYLDVFTTGKYDVIGDASPSLGQIHIGTPVCVRSNDSTSNMFVEGVVEQILNCPTQFVVKIRDGNTHTSLTVSRANLRLLLPPWWDEIKDFDPQMVNGQQNRVTSINDISYGNIITQSNGNTVPPPGGSGGSILVTTDGNGPLQLHHVVPTLQTNKTTEYYRSTGTSPLNTPVSHHPIYTTPHSNGSTGDLTRPPYDEYCDSDDDLGREDILFPSDADGAKLSGSSKRSSMQSRGSTSSLLEQRSITPRSQPATPRSQAATPHKYKKGDVVQTPSGIRKKFNGKQWRRLCSKDGCQKESQRRGYCSRHSSLKASALRSGPSGFPSRSSSKTGHSTADGEETSRDSETSPNYADRRITGRFDLEETEAANMLVSLGSSRSATPAFSSPTGQGSSPLIVQSPITVDPRSNVFMPITSPAGVTDNSLHRNNPTGTSPSNIPKWKRPSPIPPGHFMVTAAAYQPPVIRVATSVIRISPNPGQLRTSQCQIQSTHNENQNLSKYTPMPSSNTFTSVVTSAMHQKQVRTSHIQQDQIIDTNNVMEQIQQQQTNANNGTVNTITVESAQPTVVNGQIHHHHAYPNQVTLLPITKTINANNDGLPETVYIMSSPATLLQPTEKKLMIIKSELPDSEKCHTIMVNQSYITSQKSIQQKQLQQQQQQQQQQQQSQQIITSQQSTTIPIGGNLVRKFTIQQQDNGVGQQHQIQNHSNQITNMHDKNDTTCNETLLNNNNNHNQNIIETSTIINEQKPIVTYTPNIVHHTQQQVTRISGTTLVPPTSLFQPVIVHPAQLVPVLPAATNHVATNNKIETQQLQIKQEPMIDKNDISENNNIQQTTPVSIYSWKSIVPILAPASPIQPTTPAQPNSPQNGATITSTNYSQNNEKDMKCSTGEQCDIDVDFLAGDALPLPGDEDDDVFESDPAIPEQIIVSNNTKRRSQSLSALQNSKEMNSGKTKERIRRPMNAFMIFSKRHRALVHQRHPNQDNRTVSKILGEWWYALGPEEKQQYHELASEVKEAHFKAHPEWKWCSKDRRKSSTGSTRSKLGSITDSTDILSGNDVLQSPHTPLDTATPRINIIDTKTSSATQQHVKIEDTNNISGDIDVIETADDISDDDQMVICEEVPLEIDLKCKEKVTDSDSESQSDIDHIDVKTSQASFVRFSPTSKPGEITCRPKPIKLRIASSTDSNIKFQNDNNTSISISYPYNSPVNPMGVLGFQPTGGAFKTMPVSPKTTIKTNESHSGKSSATEHEQITHWVATSNNNASSISNANAKVSQITVYKPQISLLSAPNTHAQSSDTVKTSKPITLTFLSNPNTSATICLPDNITYTNLMLSTGSNQVTTSSTDTTANHVVIPVSSSAVVTSSANQNLDTSVVSSQQDDRQVITTVSAAGAVTSSVHNTIPTSSAEQIITTSTPQTVQYIMHDSQFYNSFQIPISEISIRKTENTVHQTIAQPHTTQSVIVTQQQQQSTNINTSSSSSVLTTISSNAFHNQQNHRNNSHQQQQQSANAMDTSTPKCVKNENDSDQQMVSTPTTTTSSDNSQNYQTTKVHYNMGLLIRLDPSDDIVTNKQLTDIKTKILKPEPISPAANATSTTDQTETSASDQLTAKQRQDEIEQATFVLAPTPAQLGKAPLQRRQSMAVSICSSATNDSVISMSSTGNNGESNTITLNSCEESPLISPSMKKSIFKKNYDDGMNRVLETVDFEKKFSSLPEFKPEDCQSPSTISVPSSPRVFTQNYRKKQQQTPSNTNIQVVHMIQHRQQSNNNTQVDEDQELDRSGGNQMNMAPKSSGANTKLIGNTFFGPDFNIEAFREATSEAGGAEASSPCTPKTPCTAGVNSSNNVRLNDSANDKGHRRLLEQRRQLVMLLFQEQGCFFPTTQATSNFQSAHSDLFPNKASLQLKIREVRQKLMAQSSNAHTPLSAGLVSPSPQSAPPTVTVSVSSMSTQSNSVNLGTITETNPQNQTSGDHYPQNTTTSTSS; translated from the exons ATGAAAATGCAAAGTGGTACAACCGATGCAAATACAATGGTacgaaaattaccaaaaaaacgGAAATTTGATCCATCCGAATTGGAAGATACACAACCGACAACAATTATATCGACAACATCGTCAACAGTTGGTGATATGCTTCAGGTGACAACATCCGCTAGTGAAATAAATGATTCACCGCAACTGGTTATTATACAGAATCCACAAAGTGTGTTACGGCAACCGCCTCAACCAGCTGCGATTGATTATTCACGATTAGCATCGACGGCAACGCAACAGCAATCGCAACAACAGCGTCGTAACGATGATTATCGTCAAATAATCACTTCGGAACATTCGTCACCGGAGCCCATGGAAGAGACGTATACAAATCATATACGTCGCACACAAATACCCCCAATTGACTTGAATGAATGGCATGATCATCGAGTTCTGGCTAAATATAACGATGTCTATTTACcag GTATCATACGACGTGCAGGAAGTGCCGGAGAAGTCTGGGTTGAATTTGATTATTGCGAACGACAAATTCAACAATATTTAGATGTGTTCACTACCGGCAAATATGATGTTATCGGTGATGCAAGTCCTTCACTCGGTCAAATCCATATAGGAACACCAGTTTGCGTTCGAAGCAATGATAGTACATCGAATATGTTCGTTGAAGGTGTTGtcgaacaaatattaaattgtccAACACAATTTGTGGTAAAAATTCGTGATGGTAATACACATACAAGTTTAACAGTGAGTCGTGCGAATTTACGATTGTTGTTGCCACCATGGTGGGATGAAATTAAGGATTTTGATCCACAAATGGTGAATGGACAACAGAATCGTGTAACATCGATTAACGATATTTCGTATGGGAATATAATTACACAAAGTAATGGAAATACAGTGCCGCCGCCAGGTGGTTCTGGTGGAAGTATACTTGTTACTACTGATGGTAACGGTCCGTTACAATTACATCATGTTGTGCCAACGTTacaaacgaataaaacgactgAGTACTATCGGAGTACGGGTACATCACCGTTGAATACGCCCGTTTCACATCATCCGATTTACACAACACCACATTCAAATGGTAGTACTGGCGATTTAACACGACCTCCATATGATGAATATTGTGATAGTGATGATGATTTGGGACGTGAAGATATTTTGTTTCCATCTGATGCTG ATGGAGCAAAATTATCTGGAAGTAGTAAACGAAGCAGCATGCAAAGTCGTGGTTCGACATCTTCGTTGTTGGAACAACGAAGTATAACACCACGATCTCAACCAGCGACCCCTCGTTCACAAGCGGCAACTCCGCATAAATACAAAAAGGGAGATGTTGTACAAACACCATCCGGTatacgtaaaaaatttaatggtaaACAATGGAGACGACTATGTTCGAAAGATGGATGTCAGAAGGAATCCCAACGACGTGGTTATTGTTCTCGACATTCTAGTTTGAAAGCATCTGCCTTACGTAGTGGTCCAAGTGGTTTTCCAag tcgTAGCAGCAGTAAAACTGGACACAGTACAGCAGACGGTGAAGAAACGTCGCGTGATTCGGAGACATCACCGAATTACGCCGATCGTCGTATAACTGGTCGATTTGATCTCGAAGAAACCGAAGCTGCCAATATGTTAGTATCACTTGGTAGTTCTCGATCAGCAACACCTGCATTCTCATCTCCCACGGGTCAAGGATCATCTCCACTAATTGTACAGTCCCCAATAACCGTTGATCCACGTTCAAATGTATTTATGCCAATCACAAGTCCTGCAGGTGTTACGGACAACAGTTTACATAGAAACAACCCGACTGGTACATCTCCGTCTAATATTCCAAAATGGAAACGGCCTTCTCCAATCCCTCCAGGACATTTTATGGTTACAGCGGCTGCATATCAACCACCGGTTATTCg TGTTGCAACAAGTGTTATTCGTATTTCACCAAATCCTGGACAATTACGAACATCTCAGTGTCAAATACAATCTACTCAt aatgaaaatcaaaatctaTCAAAATACACCCCAATGCCAAGTAGCAACACTTTCACGAGTGTTGTAACCTCGGCAATGCATCAGAAACAAGTAAGAACCTCACACATCCAACAGGATCAAATCATAGACACCAACAACGTTATGGAACagatacaacaacaacaaacgaATGCAAATAACGGAACCGTGAACACAATCACCGTGGAATCAGCTCAACCGACTGTCGTAAATGGTCAAATTCATCATCATCACGCTTACCCGAATCAAGTAACTCTGCTACCAATTACCAAAACGATAAATGCTAACAACGATGGACTACCAGAAACCGTGTATATTATGTCATCACCGGCTACATTACTTCAACCCACCGAGAAAAagttaatgattattaaaagtGAATTACCTGATAGTGAAAAGTGTCATACAATTATGGTGAATCAAAGTTATATTACGTCACAAAAGTCAATACAACAGAAACAATTACAAcagcaacagcaacaacaacaacaacaacaacaatctcaacaaattattacgtcacaacaaTCGACAACGATACCCATTGGTGGGAATTTAGTACGAAAATTTACGATACAACAGCAGGATAATGGTGTGGGACAGCAACATCAAATACAAAATCATTCAAATCAG ataaCGAATATGCATGATAAAAATGACACGACTTGTAACGAAACACTattaaataacaacaataaccACAACCAGAATATAATCGAAACATCGACGATTATAAACGAACAAAAGCCGATCGTAACATACACACCAAATATTGTCCATCATACCCAGCAACAAGTGACACGGATTAGTGGTACAACATTAGTTCCACCGACAAGTTTATTTCAACCAGTGATCGTACATCCAGCTCAGTTGGTACCTGTTTTACCGGCTGCCACTAATCATGTTGccaccaataataaaattgaaacgcAACAACTTCAAATCAAACAGGAGCCGAtgattgataaaaatgatatatctg aaaacaataatattcaaCAAACCACTCCGGTTTCGATATACTCTTGGAAATCAATCGTACCAATCTTAGCACCTGCATCCCCTATTCAACCGACAACACCGGCTCAACCGAATTCCCCACAAAATGGTGCTACAATCACATCAACAAACTACTCACAAAACAATGAGAAAGACATGAAATGTAGCACGGGTGAACAATGTGATATTGATGTTGATTTTTTGGCTGGAGATGCTTTACCTTTACCGGGTGATGAAGACGATGATGTGTTCGAATCGGATCCAGCAATACCTGAACAAATTATTGTATCGAATAATACAAAACGTCGTAGTCAAAGTTTGAGTGCGTTACAGAATTCGAAGGAAATGAATTCAGGaaaa ACAAAGGAGCGTATACGACGTCCAATGAATGCATTTATGATCTTCTCGAAACGACATCGAGCTTTGGTACATCAGCGTCATCCAAATCAAGATAATCGTACAGTTTCGAAGATTCTAGGTGAATGGTGGTATGCACTAGGTCCTGAAGAAAAACAACAGTATCATGAATTAGCTTCTGAG GTAAAGGAAGCTCATTTCAAAGCCCATCCCGAATGGAAATGGTGTAGTAAAGATCGTCGAAAATCTTCAACAGGATCAACACGTTCAAAATTAGGCTCAATCACGGATTCAACGGATATTCTATCCGGCAACGATGTTCTCCAAAGTCCACATACCCCCTTAGACACAGCCACTCCACGTATTAACATAATCGATACAAAAACGTCTTCAGCGACTCAACAACATGTTAAAATCGAGGATACAAACAATATATCCGGTGATATTGATGTAATCGAAACAGCCGACGATATATCTGACGATGATCAAATGGTCATATGTGAGGAAGTCCCCTTGGAAATTGATCTCAAATGTAAAGAAAAAGTAACCGATTCCGATTCGGAGTCACAAAGTGATATTGATCATATCGATGTTAAAACGTCACAAGCCTCGTTTGTTCGATTTAGTCCGACAAGTAAACCTGGTGAAATAACATGTCGTCCGAAACCGATTAAGTTACGAATTGCTTCGAGCACGGATAGTAATATTAAGTTTCAGAatgataataatacatcgataaGTATATCGTATCCATATAATTCACCCGTGAATCCAATGGGTGTTCTGGGTTTTCAACCGACTGGTGGTGCGTTTAAAACAATGCCAGTATCACCTAAAACTAcgattaaaacaaatgaaagtcATAGTGGTAAGTCTTCAGCGACCGAACATGAGCAAATCACACATTGGGTTGCCACTTCGAATAACAATgcttcttctatctctaacgctaATGCTAAAGTCTCACAAATAACTGTGTATAAACCGCAAATCTCTCTATTATCCGCTCCTAATACACATGCGCAATCATCTGATACAGTAAAAACATCTAAACCAATTACATTGACATTCCTATCAAATCCTAATACATCAGCCACGATATGTCTACCAGATAACATCACTTATACGAACTTAATGTTGAGTACAGGATCAAATCAAGTCACAACTTCGTCGACAGACACCACCGCAAATCATGTTGTGATACCGGTGTCATCGTCAGCGGTTGTGACTTCGTCGGCAAATCAGAATCTTGATACATCAGTGGTGTCCTCGCAACAGGATGATCGACAAGTGATTACAACAGTATCAGCAGCAGGTGCGGTAACATCTAGTGTACATAATACGATACCGACATCGTCTGCGGAGCAAATTATCACCACGTCCACACCACAAACCGTGCAATATATTATGCACGATTCACAATTTTACAATAGTTTTCAAATACCGATTTCAG aaatctcAATTCGTAAAACTGAAAATACCGTACATCAGACAATCGCGCAACCGCATACGACACAATCGGTGATTGTTACTCAACAACAGCAACAATCGACCAACATAAATACATCCAGTTCATCATCTGTGTTAACAACAATCTCATCAAATGCGTTCCATAATCAACAGAATCATCGAAATAATAgtcatcaacaacaacaacaatccGCAAATGCCATGGATACATCAACACCGAAATGTGTTAAGAATGAAAATGATTCCGATCAACAAATGGTATCGACACCGACTACAACGACATCTTCAGATAATTCACAGAATTATCAAACCACTAAAGTTCATTATAATATGG GATTACTAATACGATTAGATCCAAGTGACGATATTGTAACgaataaacaattgacagacatcaaaacgaaaatattaaaaccaGAACCGATATCACCAGCTGCAAATGCAACATCCACAACGGACCAAACAGAAACATCCGCATCGGATCAACTAACCGCAAAACAACGTCAAGATGAAATTGAACAAGCTACATTTGTCTTAGCACCAACACCAGCTCAATTGGGTAAAGCACCGTTACAACGGCGCCAATCAATGG CGGTATCAATATGCTCAAGTGCAACAAATGATAGTGTGATTTCGATGTCATCTACCGGTAATAATGGTGAATCGAATACAATTACGTTAAACTCATGTGAAGAATCTCCATTAATCTCACCATCGATgaagaaaagtatttttaagaaaaattacgaTGATGGTATGAATAG AGTATTAGAAACAGTggattttgaaaagaaattctCATCGTTGCCAGAATTTAAACCAGAAGATTGTCAATCGCCCAGTACAATATCGGTTCCATCAAGTCCACGTGTGTTCACACAAAATTATCGTAAAAAACAGCAACAAACGCCGAGTAACACAAACATCCAAGTTGTACATATGATCCAACATCGTCAACAATCTAATAATAACACACAAGTGGACGAAGATCAAGAATTGGATCGTAGTGGGGGTAATCAAATGAATATGGCACCAAAATCATCGGGTGCAAACACGAAATTAATTGGAAATACATTCTTTGGACCTGATTTTAATATTGAAGCATTTAGAG aaGCGACTTCAGAAGCGGGTGGTGCTGAAGCCAGTTCACCATGTACACCAAAAACACCGTGTACCGCGGGTGTAAACAGTTCGAATAATGTACGATTGAATGATTCAGCGAATGATAAAGGACATCGTAGATTATTAGAACAGCGTCGACAACTTGTTATGCTTCTTTTTCAAGAACAAGGATGCTTTTTTCCAACAACTCAAGCAACATCAAATTTTCAG AGTGCGCATTCAGATCTCTTTCCAAACAAAGCaagtttacaattaaaaatccGTGAAGTTCGACAAAAATTAATGGCACAAAGCAGTAATGCGCATACACCGCTCAGTGCTGGTCTCGTTAGTCCATCCCCACAATCAGCGCCCCCCACAGTCACCGTATCAGTATCATCAATGTCAACACAATCGAATAGTGTGAATTTAGGTACAATTACTGAAACAAATCCACAAAATCAAACGTCCGGTGATCATTACCCCCAAAACACCACAACAAGTACTTCAAGCTAA